The genomic stretch GTTTGTCGAACGCATCGGTTGACGGCATGGAGACCACGCGCGCCTTCACGCCTTCGGCAGTCAGTTTTTCCCACGCTGCAACCGCCAGTTCAACTTCAGAACCGGTGGCGATAAAGATCAGCTCTGGCTGGCCCGCGCAATCTTTCAGCACGTAACCACCGCGAGCGATGTTCGCCAACTGCTCAGGCGTACGCTCCTGCTGTGCCAGGTTCTGACGGGAGAGGATCAGCGCGGTTGGACCGTCCTGACGCTCAACGCCGTATTTCCACGCCACTGCGGATTCCACCTGGTCACATGGACGCCATGTGCTCATGTTCGGCGTCACGCGCAGGGAAGCCACCTGCTCTACCGGCTGGTGAGTTGGACCATCTTCGCCCAGACCGATGGAGTCGTGGGTGTAGACCATCACCTGACGCTGTTTCATCAGCGCGGCCATACGCACGGCGTTACGTGCATATTCGACAAACATCAGGAAGGTAGAGGTGTACGGCAGGAAACCGCCGTGCAGGGAGATACCGTTGGCAATCGCGGTCATACCGAATTCACGTACACCGTAATGGATGTAGTTACCGGCATTATCTTCGTTGATTGGCTTAGAACCAGACCACAGGGTCAGGTTAGATGGCGCCAGGTCAGCGGAGCCGCCCAGGAATTCTGGAAGCCAAGGGCCGAACGCTTCAATCGCATTCTGAGACGCTTTACGGCTCGCGATTTTAGACGGGTTCGCCTGCAGCTTAGCGATGAACTCGTTCGCTTTCGCGTCGAAGTCAGACGGCATATCACCTTTCATACGACGGGTGAATTCAGCCGCTTCCTGCGGGAACGCTTTCGCATAGGCAGCGAACTTCTCGTTCCAGGCCGCTTCTTTCGCCTGGCCTACTTCTTTTGCATCCCACTGAGCGTAGATCTCAGATGGGATTTCGAATGCAGGGTGTTTCCAGCCCAGCGCTTCGCGGGTCAGTGCGATTTCCGCATCGCCCAACGGCGCACCGTGGGAGTCGTGAGTACCCGCTTTGTTCGGCGAACCGAAGCCGATGATGGTTTTGCACATCAGCAGGGACGGCTTGTCCGTCACCGCGCGCGCTTCTTCTACTGCACGTTTAATCGAGTCAGCATCGTGGCCATCAACGCCACGCACAACGTGCCAGCCGTAGGCTTCGAAACGTTTAGCGGTGTCGTCGGTGAACCAGCCTTCAACGTGACCGTCGATGGAGATACCGTTGTCGTCATAGAACGCAACCAGTTTGCCCAGCTTCAGGGTACCTGCCAGGGAGCACACTTCGTGAGAAATGCCTTCCATCATGCAGCCGTCGCCCATGAACGCATAGGTGAAGTGGTCAACGATGTCGTGACCAGGACGGTTGAACTGCGCCGCCAGCGTCTTCTCAGCAATCGCCATACCCACAGCGTTAGCAATACCCTGACCCAGCGGACCGGTGGTGGTTTCTACGCCAGCGGTGTAGCCCACTTCCGGGTGACCTGGAGTTTTGGAGTGCAGCTGACGGAAGTTTTTCAGCTCTTCGATAGGCAGATCGTAGCCGGTGAGGTGCAGCAGGCTATAGATCAGCATAGAGCCGTGGCCGTTAGACAGTACGAAACGGTCGCGGTCAGCCCATGACGGGTTCTGCGGGTTGTGGTTCAGGAAATCGCGCCACAGGACTTCGGCGATATCAGCCATACCCATAGGGGCCCCTGGGTGGCCGGATTTGGCTTTCTGTACTGCGTCCATGCTCAGCGCACGAATAGCATTAGCAAGCTCTTTACGTGAGGACATTTTAACTCCAGATCGGACTGTTAAAGGCCATGCCCTTGACGACAGCGCGTTTTGGGCTACGCCGGAAAAAAGTGCCAACAAT from Enterobacter dykesii encodes the following:
- the tkt gene encoding transketolase gives rise to the protein MSSRKELANAIRALSMDAVQKAKSGHPGAPMGMADIAEVLWRDFLNHNPQNPSWADRDRFVLSNGHGSMLIYSLLHLTGYDLPIEELKNFRQLHSKTPGHPEVGYTAGVETTTGPLGQGIANAVGMAIAEKTLAAQFNRPGHDIVDHFTYAFMGDGCMMEGISHEVCSLAGTLKLGKLVAFYDDNGISIDGHVEGWFTDDTAKRFEAYGWHVVRGVDGHDADSIKRAVEEARAVTDKPSLLMCKTIIGFGSPNKAGTHDSHGAPLGDAEIALTREALGWKHPAFEIPSEIYAQWDAKEVGQAKEAAWNEKFAAYAKAFPQEAAEFTRRMKGDMPSDFDAKANEFIAKLQANPSKIASRKASQNAIEAFGPWLPEFLGGSADLAPSNLTLWSGSKPINEDNAGNYIHYGVREFGMTAIANGISLHGGFLPYTSTFLMFVEYARNAVRMAALMKQRQVMVYTHDSIGLGEDGPTHQPVEQVASLRVTPNMSTWRPCDQVESAVAWKYGVERQDGPTALILSRQNLAQQERTPEQLANIARGGYVLKDCAGQPELIFIATGSEVELAVAAWEKLTAEGVKARVVSMPSTDAFDKQDAAYRESVLPKAVSARVAVEAGIADYWFKYVGLNGAIVGMTTFGESAPAEQLFEEFGFTVENVVAKAKELL